From Demequina lutea, a single genomic window includes:
- a CDS encoding cytochrome c oxidase assembly protein gives MAMNGPMWMPMQPPTLARLLAWHPQPIPILPVIALALLALYVWGVVVLRRRNVRWPVHRTVWWLAAVASLLIVTATGVDGYGMELFSAHMVQHMVLSMLSPVFLALGAPVTLLLRALSTDVGRRGGVRRVVLRVLHSRVLRVFTNPVVAFVLFIVSLYGLYFTPIFDELMSTWWGHNLMLVHFVLIGFLYFWGVLGVDPNPRNSRRGRFSMPGPAVSVLEIMATAPFHAFFGVAVMMATTLLVRFYAMPMPGWHIVPIADQRTGGGIAWTFTEIPTLLVLGALIVTWRRSEERSTRAAGRRLARGDDTELTDYNAYLQTLARTDRAEQ, from the coding sequence ATGGCGATGAACGGCCCGATGTGGATGCCGATGCAGCCGCCCACGCTCGCACGACTGTTGGCCTGGCATCCCCAGCCGATCCCGATTCTGCCGGTGATCGCGCTCGCACTGCTTGCCCTCTACGTGTGGGGCGTCGTCGTGCTACGCCGCCGCAACGTCCGCTGGCCAGTCCACCGCACGGTGTGGTGGCTCGCGGCAGTGGCCTCCTTGCTAATCGTCACCGCCACCGGTGTCGACGGCTACGGCATGGAGCTCTTTAGCGCGCACATGGTGCAGCACATGGTGCTGAGCATGCTTTCACCGGTTTTCCTCGCGCTTGGGGCGCCCGTGACACTGCTGCTACGCGCGCTCTCCACCGATGTTGGGCGGCGCGGCGGGGTGCGTCGAGTCGTGTTGCGGGTTCTGCACTCGCGGGTGCTCAGGGTGTTTACGAACCCGGTAGTCGCATTCGTGTTGTTCATCGTGAGCCTGTATGGCCTGTACTTCACGCCCATCTTCGACGAACTCATGAGCACCTGGTGGGGCCACAACCTCATGCTCGTGCACTTTGTGCTGATCGGTTTCCTCTACTTCTGGGGAGTCTTGGGCGTCGATCCCAACCCGCGAAACTCACGCCGTGGACGATTCTCGATGCCGGGGCCCGCAGTCTCGGTTCTCGAGATCATGGCGACCGCGCCGTTCCATGCGTTCTTCGGCGTGGCGGTCATGATGGCGACGACCCTGCTCGTCCGCTTCTACGCAATGCCCATGCCCGGCTGGCACATCGTGCCGATCGCGGATCAACGAACCGGCGGCGGCATCGCGTGGACGTTCACCGAGATCCCAACCCTCCTGGTTCTCGGTGCGCTCATCGTGACATGGCGGCGGTCCGAAGAGCGCAGCACGAGGGCCGCGGGCCGAAGGCTCGCTCGCGGAGACGACACCGAACTCACCGACTACAACGCCTACCTGCAGACTCTCGCCCGCACCGATCGAGCGGAGCAGTGA
- a CDS encoding RNA polymerase-binding protein RbpA, whose translation MADRALRGMRLGTQSKESAVGMELAERREAVYDCPNGHVLAFPFAIEADVPLSWECHCGAAALLRDAIQPEAREERHQRTHWDMLLERRSIAELEDLLQERLGVLRASRGA comes from the coding sequence ATGGCTGATCGAGCTTTGCGCGGTATGCGCTTGGGAACACAGAGCAAGGAAAGCGCCGTAGGCATGGAACTCGCGGAACGTCGCGAGGCCGTTTACGACTGCCCCAACGGGCACGTGCTCGCGTTCCCGTTTGCCATCGAGGCCGACGTTCCCTTGTCATGGGAATGTCACTGTGGAGCCGCTGCTCTGCTTCGCGACGCCATTCAGCCCGAAGCCCGCGAGGAACGCCACCAGCGCACGCACTGGGACATGCTTCTGGAGCGTCGCTCCATCGCCGAACTTGAGGACCTTCTCCAGGAGCGCCTGGGCGTGCTGAGGGCGAGCCGCGGAGCCTAG
- a CDS encoding HPF/RaiA family ribosome-associated protein — protein sequence MKVIINTGHNIPLSEDSIAEMELLVESTLEHFAARLTRVEVHLTDGSAGRSTGDDIRCRLEARPEGLNPEFVSDDASTVDAAVSGALQKLTHVLDTTFGRRDDKHRGGN from the coding sequence ATGAAGGTCATCATCAACACCGGTCACAACATCCCGCTCTCCGAGGATTCCATCGCGGAGATGGAGTTGCTCGTCGAGTCAACCCTCGAGCACTTCGCGGCGCGCCTGACCCGGGTCGAGGTTCACCTCACCGATGGCAGCGCCGGTCGCAGCACAGGCGACGACATTCGCTGTCGGCTCGAGGCCCGCCCCGAGGGCTTGAACCCCGAGTTCGTCTCCGATGACGCCTCGACCGTCGACGCCGCGGTGAGCGGCGCCCTGCAGAAGCTGACGCATGTGCTCGACACCACCTTCGGACGCCGTGATGACAAGCACCGGGGCGGCAACTGA
- a CDS encoding zonular occludens toxin domain-containing protein gives MSIRLEGLWPGMIRGVIGAMGSGKSLEGVKRAVGKHRAGVDVYSSTPLTIDGEDCPVVTPENLMKVKNGFILLDEVHLWLPSRRSLKTPLVWLEWMSQIRKEGVRVEILWTAQVWNRLDVALRDLTLYVTKAERWNLGLVEAYVYKTFAEDQFPRGKYMKREIVRRSRTASGAYSTDYKIERAGHLRDERDPYDGGARDRAQEQLKALLDKTRAAAAAPAVAPVAVSTSPTTTEWGY, from the coding sequence GTGAGTATCCGGCTGGAGGGCTTGTGGCCTGGCATGATCCGTGGCGTCATCGGTGCCATGGGGTCCGGTAAGAGTCTTGAGGGTGTCAAGCGTGCTGTGGGCAAGCACCGGGCCGGGGTCGATGTGTACTCCTCGACGCCTTTGACGATCGACGGCGAGGACTGCCCAGTTGTGACCCCTGAAAATCTCATGAAAGTGAAGAACGGGTTCATCCTTCTCGATGAGGTTCACCTGTGGTTGCCGTCGCGCCGGTCCCTCAAGACGCCGCTGGTGTGGCTCGAGTGGATGAGTCAGATCCGGAAGGAGGGCGTGCGCGTAGAGATCCTGTGGACTGCTCAAGTGTGGAACCGGCTGGACGTGGCGCTGCGCGATTTGACGCTGTACGTGACGAAAGCCGAACGGTGGAACCTGGGCCTTGTTGAGGCGTACGTGTACAAGACCTTCGCGGAGGACCAATTCCCGCGCGGCAAGTACATGAAACGCGAGATCGTGCGCCGCTCCCGCACCGCGTCCGGCGCGTACTCGACTGACTACAAGATCGAGCGTGCCGGTCACCTGCGCGACGAACGCGACCCCTACGACGGTGGTGCCCGCGACCGTGCCCAGGAACAACTCAAGGCGCTCCTGGATAAGACTCGCGCCGCAGCTGCGGCCCCGGCCGTGGCTCCTGTCGCGGTTTCCACATCACCTACCACCACTGAATGGGGCTACTAG
- a CDS encoding flavodoxin domain-containing protein, translating into MKVLVAVGSKYGSSRAVAKTIAETLEGQGFEVDFQDAADVRSVMPFDAVILGSAVYGGLWRRDASALAKEHREALRLRDVWTFSVGMENVVVEGQPKDEAYSIADAIGAREHKRFAGALDPDKLNIGERALIRALDPPLGDFRDFDEVKSWAESVALELSEAAIS; encoded by the coding sequence ATGAAGGTTCTGGTCGCAGTGGGGTCAAAGTACGGTTCGTCGCGCGCAGTTGCGAAGACGATTGCCGAGACTCTGGAGGGTCAAGGCTTCGAGGTCGACTTTCAAGATGCAGCCGATGTTCGCTCGGTCATGCCGTTCGACGCGGTGATCCTCGGATCCGCCGTCTACGGGGGACTGTGGAGGCGGGACGCATCCGCCCTAGCAAAGGAGCACCGCGAGGCGCTTCGCCTGCGTGATGTGTGGACCTTCTCCGTGGGCATGGAAAACGTCGTTGTCGAGGGTCAGCCCAAGGACGAGGCTTACTCGATCGCCGACGCGATTGGTGCACGCGAGCACAAGCGTTTCGCGGGAGCGCTCGACCCTGACAAGCTCAACATTGGTGAGCGAGCGCTCATTCGGGCCTTGGACCCGCCGCTTGGGGACTTCCGCGACTTTGATGAGGTCAAGTCATGGGCCGAGTCGGTCGCGCTGGAACTGAGCGAGGCCGCGATCAGCTGA
- the lnt gene encoding apolipoprotein N-acyltransferase — MSRARRFLVAVASGLILFLAFPDVGWWVTAPIAFAAFYMLLARVSAGGGFGYGWLMGMAFFLPHLWWAFVAVGQVPWVALSAAESIAFGLVGMLFVRLTRSDLLARARWLEPVAFAVLWVGAELLRSAWPFGGFPWGRVAFSAVDSPYAPLAWLGGAPLVSFAVVLTGAVIGAGVLAARNRRVLAPAFAAAVAVGLMVAPMGIPLDGRAQTGTMSVAWVQGNLANKGLDSFDRAREVTANHRDASIELAKQNPGAHIDLVIWPENASDIDPRTDAETAADVTAAAQALGAPIMLGTNDYTPVNGRYNESLVWLPSGKALAGAVYRKQVPAAFAEYIPYRSIVRIFSKEVDLVTSDVLPGKNPSRMEIPIASLGRTVDVGPIICFEVAYDWVSRQAVRDGAEFLAVQTNNATFGVTAESTQQLAMSRLRAIETGRATLQVSTVGVSAVISPTGRVVDRTKLFTRAAGIAQIPLRSSLTPATHWGGLIELGFEILGGLIAVLAIGTSKRRRRS; from the coding sequence GTGTCAAGAGCGCGTCGTTTCCTGGTGGCAGTAGCCAGTGGTTTGATCTTGTTCTTGGCGTTCCCTGACGTCGGCTGGTGGGTGACCGCGCCCATCGCGTTTGCCGCCTTCTACATGCTCCTCGCGAGGGTGAGCGCCGGGGGCGGCTTCGGCTACGGATGGCTGATGGGCATGGCCTTCTTCTTGCCGCACCTGTGGTGGGCGTTTGTGGCGGTCGGACAGGTTCCCTGGGTAGCACTGTCCGCTGCCGAATCAATAGCATTTGGCCTGGTAGGTATGCTGTTTGTGCGTCTAACGCGCTCCGATCTTTTGGCTCGGGCCCGATGGCTAGAGCCAGTAGCCTTCGCGGTGCTGTGGGTCGGCGCCGAGCTCTTGCGTTCGGCGTGGCCGTTTGGAGGGTTTCCGTGGGGGAGGGTCGCCTTTTCGGCGGTTGATTCTCCCTATGCGCCGCTTGCGTGGCTCGGGGGAGCGCCGCTCGTCTCGTTCGCCGTGGTGCTTACCGGAGCGGTGATCGGCGCGGGCGTACTGGCCGCGCGCAATAGGCGGGTGCTTGCTCCCGCCTTTGCGGCGGCAGTGGCTGTGGGCCTGATGGTTGCTCCGATGGGGATACCTCTCGACGGCAGGGCCCAGACGGGGACGATGTCCGTAGCGTGGGTGCAGGGAAACCTCGCGAACAAAGGTCTCGATTCCTTCGACCGTGCCCGCGAGGTGACGGCGAACCATCGGGACGCCAGCATCGAACTGGCCAAACAGAACCCAGGCGCGCACATCGACCTCGTGATCTGGCCGGAGAACGCCTCCGACATCGACCCCCGCACCGACGCGGAGACCGCGGCAGACGTCACGGCCGCGGCTCAGGCGCTCGGCGCCCCCATCATGCTCGGAACCAACGACTACACGCCCGTGAATGGGCGGTACAACGAGTCGCTCGTGTGGCTCCCGAGCGGAAAGGCGCTTGCCGGCGCTGTGTATCGCAAGCAGGTGCCCGCCGCCTTCGCGGAATACATCCCGTACCGGTCCATAGTTCGGATCTTCTCGAAGGAAGTTGATCTGGTCACGTCCGACGTTCTACCAGGCAAGAATCCGTCTCGAATGGAAATTCCGATCGCCTCTCTTGGACGCACCGTGGACGTGGGGCCGATCATTTGCTTCGAGGTTGCCTACGACTGGGTCTCGCGGCAGGCGGTCCGCGACGGCGCCGAGTTCTTGGCGGTTCAGACCAACAACGCGACGTTTGGCGTGACCGCTGAGAGCACCCAGCAACTCGCGATGTCGAGGCTGAGGGCGATCGAGACCGGCCGGGCGACCCTCCAGGTCTCGACGGTAGGGGTGAGTGCGGTGATCTCGCCCACGGGACGGGTCGTCGATCGCACCAAGCTCTTCACCAGGGCCGCAGGGATCGCGCAAATTCCGCTGCGGTCGTCACTCACGCCAGCAACCCATTGGGGTGGGCTCATCGAGTTGGGATTCGAAATTCTTGGCGGCCTCATTGCCGTGCTCGCGATTGGTACCAGCAAGAGGAGGCGCCGCAGTTGA
- a CDS encoding cytochrome c biogenesis CcdA family protein has protein sequence MMSSQPGNAQVLYAFSLGLVAAVNPCGLPMLPAYLALFAGRPSGPNGARIARSLLAGAGVSGGFVAVFGILGLIVESGVQLVAGWLPWVMIVVALGMTVAGVFTLMGRGPSLRLPTPRVRPGRSALAMVGYGAVYAIGSLSCSLPLFLAAVGSSFTRRGAWAGLSTYLAYTLGMGLFVTAAAVVTTMAGAGAMRRVHAASRILPVVSGLVLTASGAYLVYYWVTDLRGPTVNAPLTTTIGHLQAGLTAAVGTDPVRSAIVLGVIVLGAFVIVVRRSMSASGGGVAPYPPADTAPGERTTTKRGTADL, from the coding sequence ATGATGTCATCACAGCCAGGGAATGCTCAAGTCCTGTACGCCTTCTCACTTGGGCTCGTCGCCGCCGTGAACCCGTGCGGCCTGCCGATGTTGCCCGCCTACCTGGCACTGTTCGCGGGGCGGCCGTCCGGCCCCAATGGGGCCAGGATCGCGCGGAGCCTGTTGGCGGGCGCGGGGGTGAGCGGGGGATTCGTCGCCGTCTTCGGCATCCTTGGGCTCATTGTCGAGAGCGGGGTGCAGCTCGTGGCTGGTTGGCTACCGTGGGTCATGATTGTCGTCGCCCTCGGGATGACAGTCGCCGGTGTCTTCACCCTCATGGGTAGGGGTCCGAGCCTGCGCCTGCCAACACCGCGAGTCAGGCCCGGTCGCTCGGCACTCGCCATGGTCGGCTATGGAGCCGTTTATGCGATCGGTTCCCTCAGCTGCTCCCTCCCGCTGTTCCTCGCGGCTGTCGGCAGTTCGTTCACGCGCCGAGGCGCCTGGGCGGGGCTCTCTACGTACCTCGCGTACACCCTTGGAATGGGCCTCTTCGTCACCGCGGCCGCCGTGGTCACGACGATGGCGGGAGCGGGCGCAATGCGGCGCGTGCACGCCGCGTCACGGATACTTCCAGTGGTCTCGGGCCTCGTCCTCACCGCCTCGGGCGCATATCTCGTCTACTACTGGGTGACCGATCTGCGGGGTCCAACCGTCAACGCCCCCTTGACGACGACGATCGGCCACCTGCAAGCGGGCCTTACCGCCGCCGTCGGGACCGATCCCGTCCGCTCGGCAATCGTGCTGGGTGTGATCGTGCTGGGGGCGTTTGTCATCGTGGTGCGACGTTCGATGTCCGCGTCTGGTGGGGGAGTGGCCCCATACCCGCCTGCCGACACCGCCCCAGGTGAGCGCACCACAACCAAGAGAGGTACTGCCGACCTATGA
- a CDS encoding isochorismatase family protein translates to MTILDNRPHSAVVVIDVQVDVMAAAHERANVIASIGTLVERARESQVPVFWVQHSDADMAQGSEGWRIVPELSQQPDEPVVHKRYGDAFEDTTLEDELLKRGIGRLVIAGAQTDACVRSTLHGAFTRGYDVTLVHDAHTTEDLSSWGAPPPAQVIAHTNLYWAHQTAPGRVAAVGSAAGVEFAS, encoded by the coding sequence ATGACTATCCTCGACAACCGACCCCATAGCGCCGTCGTCGTCATCGACGTTCAGGTGGACGTGATGGCGGCCGCGCATGAGCGCGCAAACGTGATCGCTTCAATAGGAACGCTTGTGGAGCGCGCCCGTGAGTCGCAGGTTCCCGTGTTCTGGGTGCAGCATTCCGATGCCGACATGGCACAGGGGAGCGAGGGCTGGCGGATCGTCCCAGAGTTGTCTCAACAGCCCGACGAGCCCGTGGTTCACAAGCGATACGGCGACGCATTCGAGGACACGACCCTGGAAGACGAGCTCTTGAAGCGCGGCATCGGACGCCTCGTGATCGCGGGTGCGCAGACGGATGCGTGCGTGCGTTCCACACTTCACGGGGCCTTTACACGTGGCTACGACGTCACGTTGGTTCACGACGCACACACGACTGAAGACCTCAGTTCGTGGGGCGCGCCACCGCCCGCCCAGGTCATTGCCCACACGAACTTGTACTGGGCACACCAAACGGCGCCGGGGAGAGTGGCCGCGGTGGGCTCAGCCGCGGGTGTGGAATTCGCCTCGTAG
- a CDS encoding rolling circle replication-associated protein, translating to MSISTTAGPVARAVAMGPATLPGQAFGFSTRAVVDATADAVRELIGYEPTWLGADADIPALFRRGRGAVAENTRVTDRYTLTISGGSIAFAVKYARPWDNDSAPWRDTRATRNAAGQLEIWGDDEDADDEDGTLHRGTIKKWSVRSRLRMMKALADIDHDSWSSPQLRLSMVTLTLPDDWRAVAPRGADFKRMVRKFRWAWEREASLPSWQVVWKLEFQHRGAPHMHLMMRVPDEGTVVRGQTFRRWLSSTWAACVAADNWACHACGDGAEGQRCDCPAPDTEYVRNFAAGTNVDFGFRGTDPQRIAVYFLKHSSKTSDDKEYQHDVPPEWWEEDAGPGRFWGISGLERLEVQIEVPKALWQAAKRLARHLVKARNARAALSRRAHVVDGVSEATRRATLDDLGMFGRRRSRVLSDPLGGGWILSNDAPALVYRIAVFLAGRPPGNVPE from the coding sequence GTGTCTATTTCTACGACGGCGGGACCCGTTGCACGTGCGGTCGCGATGGGTCCCGCCACCTTGCCCGGGCAGGCTTTCGGGTTCTCGACGCGCGCGGTCGTTGACGCGACCGCTGACGCGGTACGCGAACTGATCGGATACGAGCCAACATGGCTCGGCGCTGACGCTGACATTCCGGCGCTTTTCCGTCGCGGTCGTGGCGCTGTCGCGGAAAACACGCGTGTGACCGACCGGTACACGCTGACGATCTCGGGCGGCTCGATCGCTTTCGCCGTGAAGTACGCGAGGCCGTGGGACAACGATTCGGCGCCCTGGCGCGACACGCGCGCGACTAGGAACGCTGCGGGGCAACTGGAGATTTGGGGCGACGATGAGGACGCCGACGACGAGGACGGCACACTGCACCGGGGCACGATCAAAAAGTGGTCGGTGCGGTCACGTCTGCGCATGATGAAGGCACTGGCGGACATCGACCACGACTCGTGGAGTTCGCCACAGCTGCGGCTTTCAATGGTGACCTTGACCCTGCCCGACGACTGGCGCGCGGTGGCACCTCGAGGCGCCGACTTTAAGCGCATGGTTCGCAAGTTCCGGTGGGCCTGGGAGCGTGAGGCGTCCCTGCCTTCGTGGCAGGTGGTTTGGAAGTTGGAGTTCCAGCACCGGGGCGCGCCGCACATGCACTTGATGATGAGGGTCCCTGACGAGGGCACGGTCGTGCGCGGGCAGACCTTCCGGCGTTGGCTCTCGTCGACGTGGGCGGCGTGCGTCGCGGCGGACAACTGGGCGTGCCACGCATGCGGCGACGGTGCTGAGGGTCAACGCTGTGATTGCCCGGCCCCGGACACGGAATACGTGCGCAACTTTGCCGCTGGTACGAACGTCGATTTCGGGTTCCGGGGCACGGACCCGCAACGCATCGCGGTGTACTTCCTCAAGCACTCGTCCAAGACCAGCGACGACAAGGAATACCAGCACGACGTGCCGCCGGAGTGGTGGGAGGAGGACGCCGGTCCTGGCCGTTTCTGGGGCATCAGCGGCCTGGAACGGCTAGAGGTGCAGATCGAGGTCCCCAAGGCCCTTTGGCAGGCCGCGAAACGGCTCGCACGGCACCTTGTCAAGGCTCGTAACGCGCGCGCTGCGCTATCCCGCCGCGCGCATGTCGTAGATGGTGTGAGCGAGGCGACTAGGCGCGCCACGCTTGACGACCTGGGGATGTTCGGGCGGCGCCGGTCTCGGGTGCTCAGCGACCCTCTCGGCGGCGGCTGGATTCTGAGCAACGACGCCCCGGCCCTGGTGTACCGCATCGCGGTATTCCTCGCCGGTCGCCCGCCGGGCAACGTGCCCGAATAG
- a CDS encoding redoxin domain-containing protein, protein MTEKPRPDAPPTSRGTAVVWASAGFIVVAAVALIVAIGLPHSSAASDPMVEPGINAAAADLLQLDVLPPPAYAAPAFTLTDQNGQPVSLSQYRGKSVVLTFGDDECTDLCTLLAQDIVVADKDLGAAAQNVVFLGVNVNPFHVAVSDVAAWSDQHGLHGSSNWEFVTGSTTQLAQVADSYHVSVNADPATQSVGHGVEMFFIDPNGQEVGIGQFGTRSASTALYAHAMAQMAVDLLPPGSRTPVAGPTESSAAVAATLNAPAPALTLPVLGDTSTKASIAGTPGSYTVLNFWASTCSACVQEMPALEKAHQALGNSVAFVGVDIADPTGAAAAFARTSGVTYPLVVDANGTASGTYRVPGLPFTAIIGPDGTLLVRHAGTLTAEQLEYIVQTLQQN, encoded by the coding sequence ATGACCGAGAAACCACGTCCCGATGCTCCGCCGACCAGTCGTGGAACCGCAGTTGTCTGGGCAAGTGCAGGCTTCATCGTCGTCGCGGCGGTCGCCCTGATCGTGGCGATCGGGCTGCCGCACTCGTCGGCGGCATCCGACCCCATGGTCGAGCCAGGGATCAACGCGGCCGCCGCCGACCTTCTGCAGCTCGACGTCCTCCCGCCGCCCGCCTATGCCGCACCGGCCTTCACGTTGACCGATCAGAACGGTCAGCCGGTGAGCCTGTCGCAGTACCGCGGCAAGTCCGTGGTGCTGACGTTTGGTGACGACGAATGCACGGACCTGTGCACGCTGTTGGCCCAAGACATCGTCGTCGCGGACAAGGACCTGGGTGCGGCCGCGCAGAATGTCGTATTCCTTGGGGTGAACGTGAACCCGTTCCACGTCGCCGTGAGCGATGTCGCAGCGTGGTCCGATCAACACGGCCTGCACGGCAGCAGCAATTGGGAATTCGTCACGGGGTCAACGACGCAGTTAGCCCAGGTCGCCGACAGCTACCACGTGTCGGTGAACGCCGATCCCGCTACCCAGTCGGTGGGTCACGGGGTCGAGATGTTTTTCATCGACCCGAACGGCCAGGAGGTCGGGATCGGGCAATTCGGGACGAGATCGGCCAGCACCGCGCTCTACGCTCACGCGATGGCGCAGATGGCCGTTGACCTGCTGCCACCGGGTTCCCGCACGCCTGTCGCCGGACCGACGGAAAGCAGTGCGGCCGTCGCGGCAACGCTCAATGCCCCCGCGCCGGCGCTCACACTCCCGGTGCTTGGGGACACGTCAACTAAAGCGTCGATCGCGGGGACGCCCGGTTCGTACACCGTACTGAACTTCTGGGCGAGCACCTGTAGCGCGTGCGTTCAGGAGATGCCTGCTCTGGAGAAGGCGCACCAGGCGCTCGGCAACTCCGTCGCGTTCGTGGGGGTCGACATCGCCGATCCGACCGGCGCCGCCGCGGCGTTCGCCCGCACGAGCGGTGTGACGTACCCCCTGGTGGTCGACGCGAACGGGACGGCCTCCGGCACATACCGGGTTCCTGGCTTGCCGTTCACGGCAATCATCGGGCCAGACGGCACGCTGCTTGTCCGCCATGCGGGCACCTTGACCGCCGAGCAGCTCGAGTACATCGTGCAGACACTCCAGCAGAACTGA
- a CDS encoding polyprenol monophosphomannose synthase produces the protein MIIPTYNEIESLPRQVAGVRLAVPDAHILVVDDGSPDGTGEWAETFAHSDEHVHILHRQAKQGLGVAYRSGFAWALERQYEVIVEMDADGSHRAQDLPLLLAEAGDHDLVIGSRWVRGGQVENWPFHRKFLSTNANRYVRLALGIKVKDATAGFRAYRAATLRQLDLAAVESQGYCFQVDMTWRTLLAGGSVAEVPITFVERDLGASKMSGAIIREALTKVTEWGIQRVWHKVFRAGR, from the coding sequence GTGATCATTCCTACCTACAACGAGATCGAGTCCCTGCCGAGGCAAGTGGCGGGCGTCAGGTTGGCGGTGCCGGACGCACACATCCTCGTGGTCGATGACGGATCGCCTGATGGCACGGGGGAGTGGGCTGAGACCTTTGCCCACTCGGATGAGCACGTCCACATCCTGCACAGGCAGGCAAAGCAGGGGCTCGGAGTCGCGTATCGTTCCGGTTTCGCTTGGGCGCTGGAACGCCAGTACGAAGTGATCGTAGAAATGGACGCCGACGGTTCGCATCGGGCCCAGGATCTGCCCCTGCTCCTGGCGGAAGCGGGGGACCACGACCTCGTGATCGGGTCCCGATGGGTGCGTGGAGGCCAGGTGGAGAACTGGCCGTTCCATCGCAAGTTCCTGTCGACGAACGCCAACCGCTATGTGCGCCTGGCGCTCGGGATCAAGGTGAAGGATGCCACCGCGGGATTCAGGGCGTATCGGGCGGCGACGTTACGTCAACTAGACCTGGCGGCCGTCGAGTCTCAGGGATACTGCTTCCAAGTCGACATGACATGGCGGACACTCCTGGCCGGTGGCAGCGTGGCCGAGGTGCCGATCACCTTCGTTGAGAGAGACCTTGGTGCGTCAAAGATGAGCGGCGCAATTATCCGCGAGGCGCTCACTAAAGTCACCGAGTGGGGAATTCAGCGGGTCTGGCACAAGGTGTTCCGCGCGGGTCGCTAG